From Spartinivicinus ruber, the proteins below share one genomic window:
- a CDS encoding histidine phosphatase family protein — translation MQSIYFLRHWPTAWNQQGLIQGRCDVPLTDTSIAQLKTLQIPAVCQIKQWYVSPLQRAQQTLVGLGLTGDVAEPLTEMDWGEWEGKSLIELRGLDPRMALEEPKGIHLQCPGGESPLEVQHRLLNWLQTLADTDETIGVVTHKGVIRALLAAACQWNMTNKSPVKLNWQCLHQFGWDGKKLHLIKANIPLLNRTGP, via the coding sequence ATGCAGTCAATTTACTTTTTACGTCACTGGCCAACTGCCTGGAACCAGCAAGGCTTAATTCAGGGGCGTTGTGATGTCCCCTTAACTGACACCAGTATCGCCCAGTTAAAAACACTGCAAATACCAGCTGTTTGTCAGATTAAGCAATGGTATGTAAGTCCCTTGCAACGGGCCCAGCAAACTCTAGTGGGTTTGGGTTTAACAGGAGACGTGGCAGAGCCATTGACAGAAATGGACTGGGGGGAGTGGGAAGGAAAGTCATTAATTGAGCTTCGAGGTCTTGATCCCAGAATGGCATTGGAAGAACCAAAAGGGATTCATTTGCAATGCCCAGGAGGGGAGTCACCACTTGAAGTACAACACCGGTTGTTAAATTGGTTACAAACATTGGCTGATACGGATGAAACAATAGGCGTTGTGACTCACAAAGGCGTGATACGTGCGCTACTTGCCGCTGCCTGCCAATGGAATATGACCAATAAGTCCCCGGTTAAGCTTAATTGGCAGTGCCTGCATCAATTCGGTTGGGATGGTAAAAAACTCCATTTAATAAAAGCAAACATTCCCTTACTTAACCGAACAGGTCCTTAA
- a CDS encoding glycosyltransferase family 4 protein translates to MNQTIAFYAPLKSPFHPIPSGEQRIARLFWQACEKAGFKVLLADSLRSYDRSGDFIRQQRLAKLGEHKAQRLIRRWLQWPQSQQPALWLTYHLYHKAPDYLGPLVSQALNIPYVLIEASYAAKQQVGPWAPGLAASVTAIQQADSILSLNPDDVPGLQQVLGSSERVQQIKPFIDPIVINDNKSQLRQQLSNQWQLPINSHWLLTVAMLRPRDKQLSYHYLSRILPQLTDLDWYWVVVGDGKARAEIQAYFGDLTHRIRWVGALPEVEVARWLTASDLFIWPAISEALGMVFLEAQAAGLPCIAGATEVGVVSLFDQASPAGILLSTEQPNDFACAIRQLLLDQAYRQKLGLRGIQHIRQNHSITNISRWLKNHFNLLMSK, encoded by the coding sequence ATGAATCAAACCATAGCCTTTTATGCACCCTTGAAATCGCCTTTTCATCCGATACCTTCAGGTGAACAGCGAATTGCCCGGTTATTTTGGCAAGCTTGTGAAAAAGCAGGCTTTAAGGTGTTATTGGCTGATAGTCTGCGCAGTTATGATCGCAGTGGTGATTTCATTCGCCAGCAGCGATTGGCAAAACTAGGTGAGCATAAAGCACAACGACTAATTCGGCGTTGGCTACAATGGCCTCAATCACAACAGCCTGCCTTGTGGTTAACGTATCACCTCTATCATAAAGCGCCTGACTACCTTGGCCCTTTGGTGAGCCAGGCGTTAAATATTCCGTATGTGCTAATAGAGGCTTCCTATGCAGCAAAACAACAAGTAGGCCCTTGGGCGCCAGGGCTAGCTGCTTCAGTAACAGCGATTCAACAAGCAGACAGTATTTTATCGCTCAATCCCGATGATGTACCAGGTTTACAACAAGTGTTGGGTAGTAGTGAGCGGGTTCAACAGATCAAGCCTTTTATTGATCCCATTGTGATCAATGACAATAAAAGTCAATTAAGGCAGCAGCTGTCTAATCAGTGGCAATTACCCATTAACAGTCATTGGCTATTAACTGTGGCAATGTTACGTCCCCGTGATAAACAACTGTCTTATCACTACCTCAGTCGCATATTACCTCAGTTAACAGACCTGGACTGGTATTGGGTTGTGGTGGGAGACGGTAAAGCCCGTGCTGAAATACAAGCTTATTTTGGTGATTTAACCCACCGAATTCGCTGGGTTGGTGCATTGCCAGAAGTAGAAGTCGCACGGTGGTTAACCGCTTCAGACCTATTTATTTGGCCTGCTATTAGTGAAGCATTAGGGATGGTGTTTTTAGAAGCGCAGGCAGCTGGTTTGCCGTGTATAGCAGGAGCAACAGAAGTAGGGGTGGTTAGTTTATTTGACCAGGCCAGCCCGGCTGGTATTTTATTATCAACCGAGCAGCCCAATGACTTTGCCTGCGCTATTCGACAGTTGCTATTAGATCAAGCATACCGACAGAAATTGGGACTGCGGGGAATACAACATATCAGGCAAAATCATTCAATTACCAATATCAGCCGCTGGTTGAAAAACCACTTTAATTTACTAATGAGTAAATAA
- a CDS encoding DUF2214 family protein: MDYIITKYIHLLATLLLFSTCVAEHLLLSDRMQRVEIKRLAIIDAIFGVSALVVLLSGLVLVLWLGKPTDYYLANWLFHLKVTVFIVVALLTIYPTIYFIKTRKAGNLTDMVEPPKTIKMMIRVELLGIIILPLLGVMMANGFGIPG; encoded by the coding sequence ATGGATTATATCATTACCAAATATATTCACTTGTTAGCTACTTTGCTCCTATTTTCTACCTGTGTAGCAGAGCATTTACTATTATCAGACCGTATGCAGCGAGTTGAAATTAAGAGACTGGCCATTATTGATGCGATCTTTGGTGTTTCAGCACTTGTCGTATTACTGTCTGGACTTGTACTGGTATTGTGGCTAGGAAAACCTACCGATTACTATTTAGCCAATTGGCTGTTTCACTTAAAAGTAACGGTATTTATTGTAGTGGCCTTACTTACTATCTATCCAACAATCTATTTTATTAAAACCAGAAAAGCAGGAAATTTGACTGATATGGTCGAGCCACCGAAAACGATTAAAATGATGATTCGGGTAGAGTTACTGGGTATTATTATTTTACCACTACTAGGTGTTATGATGGCCAATGGTTTTGGAATACCAGGGTAA